In Acidobacteriota bacterium, a genomic segment contains:
- a CDS encoding branched-chain amino acid transaminase, whose protein sequence is MPVKNTDWIWMNGKFVPWNEAHIHVLSHVIHYGSSVFEGIRCYETPKGPRVLRLKDHIQRLYHSAKVYRMEIPYSLEEYCEVCLEVIRRNGMQKCYIRPVVFRGYGDVGVNPLPCPVDTAVAVWDWGAYLGPEALAKGVDVCVSTWNRPSPNSLPAMAKCAANYMNGQLIKMEAILSGFAEGIALDVNGYVSEGSGENIFLVRNSTVYTPSLGHAVLPGITRDGVLTILAKEMKMEVRHQAVPREMLYLADEIFFTGTAAEITPIASVDRIPVGKGQRGPITEAVQKRYLEIVQGKAEDIYGWLTPVYK, encoded by the coding sequence ATGCCTGTGAAGAATACCGATTGGATCTGGATGAACGGCAAGTTCGTCCCCTGGAACGAGGCTCACATCCACGTTCTTTCCCACGTGATCCACTACGGTTCCAGCGTGTTCGAGGGGATCCGCTGCTACGAGACGCCCAAAGGCCCCAGGGTTCTGCGGCTGAAGGATCACATCCAGCGTCTGTATCACTCGGCCAAGGTCTACCGGATGGAGATTCCGTACAGCCTCGAGGAGTACTGCGAGGTGTGTCTGGAGGTGATCCGCCGGAACGGCATGCAGAAGTGCTACATTCGGCCCGTGGTCTTCCGGGGGTACGGCGACGTGGGAGTGAATCCGCTCCCGTGCCCCGTGGACACGGCGGTGGCCGTCTGGGATTGGGGAGCCTACCTGGGGCCCGAGGCCCTGGCCAAAGGGGTGGACGTGTGCGTCTCCACGTGGAACCGGCCCTCCCCCAACTCCCTTCCCGCCATGGCCAAGTGCGCCGCCAACTACATGAACGGCCAGCTCATCAAGATGGAGGCCATTCTGTCCGGCTTCGCCGAAGGCATCGCCCTGGACGTGAACGGATACGTTTCCGAAGGGTCGGGCGAGAACATCTTCCTGGTTCGCAACAGCACGGTCTACACCCCATCCCTCGGTCACGCGGTCCTTCCCGGCATCACTCGCGACGGCGTGCTCACCATCCTCGCCAAGGAAATGAAGATGGAGGTGCGCCACCAGGCCGTCCCGCGCGAGATGCTCTACCTCGCCGACGAGATCTTCTTCACGGGAACGGCGGCGGAAATCACGCCCATCGCCTCCGTGGACCGGATCCCCGTCGGGAAAGGCCAGAGGGGTCCGATCACCGAGGCCGTCCAAAAGAGGTACCTTGAAATCGTCCAGGGCAAGGCGGAAGATATCTACGGTTGGCTGACGCCGGTATACAAGTGA
- the hemG gene encoding protoporphyrinogen oxidase, protein MSGAAPDRVDAAVLGGGISGLTAGFLLKERGWSLALLEAAGRPGGCITTWRRDGFLFELGPNTVLNNALEIDALCEKAGLLPERITAEGAAKRRYVVKGGRLIPLPGGPIGFLATPLFSASAKLRLLKEPFVSRPPEDREESIAQFVRRRLGPELLDYAVSPFVSGVYAGDPERLSVRHAVAKIYALERDHGSLIRGALAKRKGPAPAGGLFSFRDGLAFLPERLAGCLSGGYRARTAVRGVRRAEGGFEVDFEGPGGQTGRLLARTVVSALPARAAAAALAPLGGEFPRTIGDLPYADVALVCLGFRREDVGHPLDGFGFLAPEVEGRFVLGCLFPSSLFPGRAPEGHVALSVFVGGAVHPDRAAIPEPDLVRQVLYDLKPLLDLRGEPVLSRVESWRPAIPQYNLGHGAFQRAAEALEAAHPGLFTSGNLLHGVSVGNCIQNATAVAERVQDFLGN, encoded by the coding sequence ATGAGCGGCGCCGCTCCGGACCGGGTGGACGCGGCGGTTCTCGGCGGCGGAATCAGCGGGCTCACGGCGGGATTCTTGCTGAAAGAACGGGGGTGGAGCCTCGCTCTCCTCGAAGCGGCGGGCCGTCCCGGCGGATGCATCACGACCTGGCGGAGGGATGGTTTCCTCTTCGAACTCGGCCCCAACACGGTCCTCAACAACGCCCTTGAAATCGACGCCCTGTGCGAGAAGGCGGGCCTCCTCCCGGAGAGGATCACGGCGGAGGGGGCCGCGAAGCGACGATACGTGGTCAAGGGGGGCCGCCTGATCCCTCTCCCCGGCGGGCCCATCGGTTTTCTGGCCACTCCTCTCTTTTCGGCGAGCGCCAAGCTGCGCCTCTTGAAGGAGCCCTTTGTCTCCCGGCCCCCCGAGGACCGCGAGGAGTCCATCGCTCAGTTCGTGCGGCGCCGGCTAGGCCCGGAGCTTCTGGACTACGCCGTGTCCCCCTTCGTGTCCGGCGTGTACGCGGGAGACCCGGAGCGCCTCTCGGTGCGCCATGCCGTGGCCAAGATCTACGCCCTGGAACGTGACCACGGGAGTCTGATCCGGGGCGCCCTGGCCAAAAGGAAAGGGCCGGCGCCCGCGGGAGGGCTCTTCTCCTTCCGCGATGGATTGGCCTTTCTCCCGGAGCGTCTCGCCGGGTGCCTCAGCGGGGGCTATCGGGCCCGCACGGCGGTCCGCGGTGTCCGCCGGGCGGAGGGGGGCTTTGAAGTGGACTTTGAGGGGCCCGGGGGCCAGACCGGGCGCCTGCTGGCCCGAACCGTCGTATCCGCCCTGCCGGCCCGGGCGGCGGCGGCGGCCCTGGCCCCCCTCGGCGGGGAATTCCCGAGAACGATCGGCGACCTGCCCTACGCGGACGTGGCGCTGGTATGCCTCGGATTCCGCCGGGAGGACGTGGGGCACCCCCTGGACGGCTTCGGCTTTCTGGCTCCGGAGGTGGAGGGCCGCTTCGTCTTGGGCTGCCTCTTCCCCTCGTCCCTCTTCCCGGGGCGGGCCCCCGAAGGCCACGTGGCCCTCTCGGTCTTCGTCGGGGGAGCGGTCCACCCGGACCGGGCGGCCATCCCCGAACCGGACCTCGTGCGGCAGGTCCTCTACGACTTGAAACCCCTGCTGGACCTGCGAGGGGAACCCGTCCTGAGCCGCGTGGAGTCCTGGCGCCCCGCCATTCCCCAGTACAACCTCGGCCACGGGGCCTTCCAACGCGCCGCCGAGGCTCTCGAGGCCGCCCACCCGGGGCTCTTCACCTCGGGGAACCTCCTCCACGGCGTCTCCGTCGGCAACTGCATCCAGAACGCCACGGCCGTCGCGGAACGGGTCCAGGACTTTCTCGGGAATTGA